One Ignavibacteria bacterium genomic window, CTACACCCTTCGTTGCATGTACGATATGAGAAATGTCCGGATCCTTGTTCGGCGTGAATGGCGTAGGAACACAGATGTAGATCACATCACAGTCCTTGGCCATTGCAAAGTCCGTGGTGGCCGAGAGCTTCTTGGACTTCTTCACCACATCACGGATCGCATCATCATCGAGGTCTTGAATGTAGTTCTTGCCAGAACGCAAGAGCTTGATCTTCTCTTCGCTGGTATCGATGCCTATGGTCTTGATACCGCTCTTGGCGAATTCAAGGGCAAGGGGCAGACCAACGTACCCAAGACCAACAACACCAACGGTCATGGAACCGCTGAGGATGCTAGCCATGAGGTGTTCCTCAGGAAGGTTGATGGTTGTACTCGGATTACCTGCACGGCGGAGCGCCATGGAAATTCCTTACAGTGTTCGGTGATAATGCTCTTGGTAGTAGGTGCGGTACTCGCCGCTCCGAACATGGTCGCACCATGTTTGATGCTGCATGTACCATGCTACAGTTGCTTCGAGTCCGTCGTCAAATGTCCACTCCGGCTTCCAACCCAATTCCATCTGCGCCTTTGTTGCATCGATAGCATACCGTCTGTCATGGGCCTTGCGGTCCGTGACGTGTTCGATCAATGCATGATCGCTCTTGGTATGACGCAGGATCTCGTGCACCACATCGATGTTCGCTCGCTCTCCAAAGCCGCCGAAGTTGTAGACCTCTCCCTGACGTCCACGTTCAAGGGCAAGAAGGAGCCCCGTACAATGGTCATCAACGTGGAGCCAGTCTCGTACCTGGCGTCCGTCCCCGTAGACCGGAAGTGGACGTTGCTCCATGGCATTGAGCGTCATCAAGGGTATGAACTTCTCAGGGAACTGATATGGGCCGTAGTTGTTCGAACACCGCGTGATAACAGCATCCAAACCATGCGTGCGTACAAAGGACATCACAAGCAGATCGCTGGAGGCCTTCGATGCCGCATACGGCGATGTAGGATCGAGGGGTGAGTGTTCTGTGAAGGGGGCGTCATCCGGACCCAGTGTTCCGTAGACTTCATCCGTGGAGACATGCAGAAAGCGTCTCACTCCGAATGTACGAGCTGCTTCGAGCAGGATGAGCGTACCCGTCACATTTGTTTCGATGAAGGGGGCTGCCGAGACGATCGATCGGTCCACATGGGACTCGGCCGCCAGATGCATCACCGCGTCAACTTCGTACTGTTCCATCGTTGAGTGTACAAGCTCAGCATCATTGATCGAGCCATGCACAAAGCTCACAGACGAATCGTCGATCACCCCTTCGAGATTCTCAAGGTTGCCGGCATACGTCAACGCGTCAAGGACCACAACGCGATATCGACCGCTTTTCGCGATCATTCGCACGAGGTTACTACCGATGAATCCGGCACCGCCGGTAAGAAGGATCGTGGTCAAGACAGATTCCGAACGAAGTGGTCGCAATTCGAATTGCGATCAAAAAAGCTGGTCAAAAATACGCTAATTCTCACTGACCACTCGGCCGATGAGTCGCATCACACTGGCTGCCAGAGACGGCAGCGTATCGGAATACGTGTAGAGTTGAAGATCTGCGGGGAGTTCCTCAATACCGTACGGGCTTCCGCAGGCAACAACCACGATAGGACGTTCCCCTGCCAGACGCTTCATCACATCGGGTATGCGCTCCATACCAGCAAGCCGTCCGCGAAACGCCACTGCTTTCCCGAAAAAGGCAAACACCACACATTCTGCTTCGGTGATCCCTGACTGCAGTGCTTCAAGATCCTGATCGGAGATGGACCCGTCGATATATCCGAAATCCACGTTCAACTCCGTTGCCTGCGCAAGGGATTGGAACCACGTGGTTGCCGCATCGGCTTCGGCCTCATCGATCACGGCAAAGACCGCTGCCTGGGTGTATTGCGTGATCGGCAAGAGGTCTAGATTCCCCTCCAGACGCAGTGCAGCGTCTGCTGCCTTGAGTGCGATCATGGCATGTGTTGACTGGTCAACCACAACTCGTTCACGTGACGCATAGGAACCGGCCGTGCGTGAGCGCAGCCCTACGTAGGCGCGGGCATCATCCCAGCGTGCTTCGGAGGCAGAAAGTTGTTCTTCGGAGATAGCGCCGGTTGTTATGGCTTCGAGAACGGCATCGATAGCCGCATTGGGATTCGATGGCATGAGTACTACGTCTACACCGGCCTTGATCGCAAGAAGCGACGCTTCCGCGCTCGACCACGTATCGTCGATGGCCTTCATATCCATGGCGTCCGTTGTGATGAGCCCCGTAAAACCCCATTCATTTCGGATGAGTCCGGTGACCACTTCATGAGACAACGATGCCGGAAGTGTTCCGTCGAGAAATGGTACAACGATGTGAGCAACCATCACAGAACGAACACCAGCATCAATGCAGGCCCGAAACGGGATGAACTCACGCAACCGCGCAACGTCCACCGATACGTCGATGGTAGGCATCGCTACGTGTGAATCCACGCGGGTGTCTCCGTGTCCGGGTGCATGTTTCGCACAGGCCATCACGCCCCGCGACTGTGTACCGCGAACATATGCGGCCGCATGGGCAGCCACGACCTCTGCCGTTTCACCAAAGGAGCGAGTGTTGATGATCGGGTTGTTTGGATCCGAGTTTATGTCGGCAACCGGAGCCCAATTCCAATGCACCCCGATGGCCGAGGCCTCAATGGCGATACAAGCGGCAACGTGTTCGGTGATACCCGGAAGCGTCCGCCCCAGAGCCATTGCTCGTGGAAAGGCGATCCCGCCGTCGAGACGCATCGGCAGTCCGTGTTCGTAATCGGCGGCGATAATGAGGCGGCGGCCGCCTCTACGTTGCAGATCTTCGATCATCGAAGCCGTTTCTTCCAGTCCGCCGAGGAAGACCCCAACGCCCCCTACTCCGCGGTCGATGAGACGATAGATCCGTTCACGATAGTCGTGGTCTGCCCAGTGGGCTGCATCTGCTCGGATCATGAAAAGTCCGGCAGCGCGTCGTTCAGGTGATGCCATGGGGCTAAATTACGGTCAAATAACACCCTACCAGCTGTAACAGGTCCGGCAGTGGGGCGTCAATGCATCTGTAGCACGTTGAGAAGGCTGACACATGGCGACGGGGACA contains:
- the rfbB gene encoding dTDP-glucose 4,6-dehydratase, producing the protein MLLTGGAGFIGSNLVRMIAKSGRYRVVVLDALTYAGNLENLEGVIDDSSVSFVHGSINDAELVHSTMEQYEVDAVMHLAAESHVDRSIVSAAPFIETNVTGTLILLEAARTFGVRRFLHVSTDEVYGTLGPDDAPFTEHSPLDPTSPYAASKASSDLLVMSFVRTHGLDAVITRCSNNYGPYQFPEKFIPLMTLNAMEQRPLPVYGDGRQVRDWLHVDDHCTGLLLALERGRQGEVYNFGGFGERANIDVVHEILRHTKSDHALIEHVTDRKAHDRRYAIDATKAQMELGWKPEWTFDDGLEATVAWYMQHQTWCDHVRSGEYRTYYQEHYHRTL